The genomic segment CCACGCGGAGATCTGCTCCAGATTCGCGACCATATTGCGGTGCGTGAGCATCGCCCCTTTGGCGACGCCGGTGGTACCACCCGTGTACTGCAGAAACGCGTTATCGTCGCCGCCGATTTCCGTGGGCTGCAGCACCTGTTCCGCGCCCGTGGATAGCGCGGTCCCCCAGCGCACCGACCAGGGGATCGACCACGGCTTCACCATGCGCTTGATGTGGCGGACGGCGAAATTGATGAACGTGCCGCGCAGGGTCCCGAGCATGTCACCGAGCCCGGTCACGATCACGTGGTCGACCGGATACTTCTTCTGGGCTTCCTGCAGCGTATGGCAGAAGTTCTCGACCAGCACGATCGCCCGCGGCTCGGCATCCATCAACTGGTGTTCCAGCTCCCGGGCGGTGTAGAGCGGATTGACGTTCACGACCACCAGGCCCGCCCGCAAGGCACCGAACAACGCGATCGGGTACTGCATGACGTTCGGCATCATCAGGGCGATTCGATCGCCTTTCTCGAGACCGAGCCCCTGTTGCAGGTAGGCGGCGAAGTCGCGCGCCAGCCGGTCGAATTCGGCGAACGTGATCGCACCGCCCATATTGCGGAATGCCTCGCGGGCGGCGAAGCGGCTGCAGCTCTGCTCGAACACCGCGGCCACGGAGGCATAGGCCTCCGGATTGATATCCGCGGGCACGCCTTCCTCGTATTCGCTGAGCCAGACTCGTTCCATGGGCCATCGCCTCCGCCCGTTCGGATTTTTCAGGTGCCGCTGCGCATCCGCACGCAACGACGCTTATCGACTCGATCGGCCCTCAGTTGCGCAGCCGCCGCCCGGTTTCCAGCATGTGCTCGATCCGTTCGGCGGTCGCATCCGTATGCGCCAGTTCCATAAAGCCCTTTCGCTCAAGCCGCAGGATCTCGGCGGGATCGATCTCCGAACCCGCCGGCACCTCACCGCCGCAGAGCGCGGTCGCGATCTTCTCGCCGATCAGGCGATCGTGGGCCGACAATGGCGCCTCTTCCGACAGGCGATCAAGCCGTTCGAACAGCGCCGCCATACCGTTCTCACCGGCCACCGTGACCGGCGCATCGAGCCAGGGACTGCGATAGCCGGCGTCCGCCAGAGCCTCTGCCGCGGATTTCGCCGCGAACAGGAGTTCCGCGGGGTGCATGACGACCCGATCTCCGGGCTGCCACCAGATCGACTCGATGCCGCTGCCGGTCACCCGGGCGAACAGCATTTCATCGAACCAGCGCCGGACCCAGGGCAACGGATCACCTCGGGGGGACAGTTCGACGGCGCGCCGGGCCATCGCGCAGCAGCCACCCCCCGCCGGCATCAGGCCGACGCCGGATTCGACCAGCCCCGCATACGTCTCGAAGGCGACGACCCGCTGATCGCAATGCAGCAGGAATTCCAGCCCGCCGCCGAGCGCCATACCCTCCGCGGCCCCGACGATGGGGAGCGGTGCCTCGCGGATCAGCTGCGTGACCTGCTGGAAGCGTTCGACCAGCGACTCGATCGCCGCGAAATCGCCGGCCTCAAGGGCCGCGTGCACCATCCCCAGATCGGCCCCGAGACAGAACGGCGGGGCCTCCTGCCACAGGACCAGCGCGCGGACTTCGCGCTCGGCCCGGTCGATGGCCTCCAGCATACCGTCGAGCAGTGGGCCGTCCACGGTGTGCCGTGCGCGACGGAACGAGAGCACGGCGATGTCGTCGCCGTTGTCCCAGAGGCGAACCGCCTCGTTCTGCCAGAGCGTCGGCGTCGTCGGCCGCGGTTCGCCGACGAGCCCACCGGGAAAGAGTTGTCGGCGGTAGACGGGGTGATTCGAGCGCGGCAACGGCGTGCCGAGTTCGGCCGACCAGGAGCCGCGCGCCCCATGCACCCCGCTCCGGCGCGATTCCCGCGCCCACGCCGGCAGCGGCGTATCCGCCAGCGCCTCGCCGGCATCCACGGCCGACTGGATGGTCGCGGCCACCCGCTGCCAGCCGAGCATCTGCCAGAACTCGAACGGCCCGTGACTCCAGCCGTACCCCCAGCGCAGCGCGAGATCGACCTCGCGCGCGCTGGGTGCCAGCGTCGCCAGGTGCACCGCGCAGTAGTGAAACAGATCGCGGTAACTCGCCCGTATGAGTTCCGCCTGCGGGTGGTCGATATCGGCCAGCAGCCGTTCCTTGCGGACCGGATCCGCCTCGATCAGCGCTTCGCGTACATCCGGATGCAGCTGCCGGGCCACCGGGCGGTAGTCGCCCTGGCCGGGCTCGAACACCTCGATTCCGCCCGCGCCCTTGCGGTAACAACCGGCGCCGGTTTTCTGTCCGCACGCCCCCGCCGCGACCCGCTCCCGGAGCCAGTCGGGCGCACGGAACACCTCGCGCCACGGATCGTCCTCGAGGGTCTCGTAGAGATGATCGAGGATGTGCGCGAACGTATCGAGACCCACCACGTCGAGCGTGCGGAAAGTGGCCGATTTCTGCCGTCCAACGCCGACCCCGGTCAGGCGATCCACGAGATCGAACGGCAATCCGAGCCGCTCGGCGTGATGCATGACCGTGGCGAGCGCGAACACGCCGACCCGATTGCCGATGAAACCGGGCGTATCGCGGGCGAAGAGCACGCCCTTGCCGAGCCCCGTCGTCAGGAAGCCCTCGAGGCGATGGAGCACCGAGGCATCGGTGCCCGGATGCGCGACCAGCTCCACCAGATGCATGTAGCGCGGCGGATTGAAGAAATGCACGCCGCAGAAGCGGGCCCGAAGCCCCTGTGGCAATCCCCGCGCCAGCACGGAGATCGGCAGTCCGGAAGTACTGCTGGCCAGGATCGCGTGCGAGCCGATCGCGGGCGCCGCGCGTTCGAACACGGCCTTTTTGACGTCCAGCCGTTCGGTCACCGCCTCGATGACGACATCGCAGGCACCGAGCCGGTCGAGATCCAGTTCCCAGGCGGCCGGCTCGATCACGCGGATGGTATCGCCGGCCGCGAGCGGGGAAGGATGCAGGCGCTTCAGGCCATCGATCGCCGCCCGCGCCCCGGCCCGCGGATCGTCCGCCCCTTCCGGGGTGAGCTCGAACAACAGCACCGGGATGCCC from the Halofilum ochraceum genome contains:
- a CDS encoding 3-hydroxyacyl-CoA dehydrogenase/enoyl-CoA hydratase family protein, yielding MIESGRRIRRAAVLGAGVIGSQIAAQFANAGIPVLLFELTPEGADDPRAGARAAIDGLKRLHPSPLAAGDTIRVIEPAAWELDLDRLGACDVVIEAVTERLDVKKAVFERAAPAIGSHAILASSTSGLPISVLARGLPQGLRARFCGVHFFNPPRYMHLVELVAHPGTDASVLHRLEGFLTTGLGKGVLFARDTPGFIGNRVGVFALATVMHHAERLGLPFDLVDRLTGVGVGRQKSATFRTLDVVGLDTFAHILDHLYETLEDDPWREVFRAPDWLRERVAAGACGQKTGAGCYRKGAGGIEVFEPGQGDYRPVARQLHPDVREALIEADPVRKERLLADIDHPQAELIRASYRDLFHYCAVHLATLAPSAREVDLALRWGYGWSHGPFEFWQMLGWQRVAATIQSAVDAGEALADTPLPAWARESRRSGVHGARGSWSAELGTPLPRSNHPVYRRQLFPGGLVGEPRPTTPTLWQNEAVRLWDNGDDIAVLSFRRARHTVDGPLLDGMLEAIDRAEREVRALVLWQEAPPFCLGADLGMVHAALEAGDFAAIESLVERFQQVTQLIREAPLPIVGAAEGMALGGGLEFLLHCDQRVVAFETYAGLVESGVGLMPAGGGCCAMARRAVELSPRGDPLPWVRRWFDEMLFARVTGSGIESIWWQPGDRVVMHPAELLFAAKSAAEALADAGYRSPWLDAPVTVAGENGMAALFERLDRLSEEAPLSAHDRLIGEKIATALCGGEVPAGSEIDPAEILRLERKGFMELAHTDATAERIEHMLETGRRLRN